In one window of Solanum pennellii chromosome 2, SPENNV200 DNA:
- the LOC107008734 gene encoding geraniol 8-hydroxylase-like, with product MDYFDILLGVLFVWILVRGVLISLRRSKRVAPGPFPLPIIGNLHLLGHKPHISLTQLAKKYGPIMNLKLGQINAVVISSSVLAKEAMQKQDLAFSNRFVIDAIRACNHDDFSVIWLPVNNSQWRTLRKIMNSHIFSGNKLDANEHLRTKKMQELIDYCHKCSKVGEAVDIGRAAFRTSLNLLSNTIFSKDLTDPFSDSAKEFKELVWKIMVEAGKPNLVDYFPFLKKIDPQGIRRRSTNYFTEILHRMSDLIDERLKERELGNRENVDVLDALLDISPDEIDRNQIEQLCLDLFAAGTDTTSNTLEWAMAELLKNPHTLEKAQEELAQVIGRGKLVDEADVAKLPYLRCIVKETFRIHPQVPFLIPRKVEEDVELHGYTIPKDSQVLVNVWAIGRDFSLWEDPLNFEPERFWESDIDFRGRDFELIPFGAGRRICPGLPLAIRMIPIALGSLINTFNWKLHGGIAPQDLDMEEKFGITLAKAQPLLAIPVPL from the exons ATGGATTACTTTGACATTTTGCTAGGAGTGTTATTCGTCTGGATTTTGGTGCGCGGAGTATTGATTTCACTTAGAAGAAGCAAAAGAGTTGCACCAGGTCCATTCCCTTTGCCTATCATCGGAAATCTTCATTTGCTTGGTCATAAACCCCACATATCACTTACTCAACTCGCAAAAAAATATGGTCCAATTATGAATCTCAAATTAGGACAAATAAACGCAGTTGTCATTTCCTCGTCCGTCTTGGCTAAAGAAGCTATGCAAAAGCAAGATTTAGCCTTTTCAAATCGGTTTGTTATTGACGCTATCCGTGCCTGCAATCATGATGATTTCTCAGTTATATGGTTACCTGTCAACAACTCTCAATGGAGAACGCTTCGCAAGATCATGAACTCTCACATCTTCTCAG GAAACAAGCTAGATGCTAATGAGCATCTGAGGACAAAAAAGATGCAGGAGTTGATTGATTACTGTCACAAATGTAGCAAAGTTGGTGAAGCAGTGGATATTGGCAGAGCAGCTTTTAGAACTTCATTAAATTTGTTGTCCAACACCATTTTCTCTAAAGATTTGACTGATCCATTCTCTGATTCTGCTAAAGAATTTAAGGAATTGGTATGGAAGATCATGGTTGAGGCTGGTAAACCTAATTTGGTGGACTATTTCCCCTTTCTTAAGAAGATTGATCCACAAGGTATAAGGCGACGCTCCACTAATTATTTTACTGAGATTCTTCACCGTATGAGTGATTTGATCGATGAGCGGCTAAAGGAAAGGGAATTGGGAAATCGTGAAAATGTTGATGTGTTAGATGCCCTTCTCGACATTAGCCCAGATGAAATCGACAGGAATCAAATCGAGCAACTGTGTTTG GACTTGTTTGCAGCAGGGACCGATACGACTTCAAATACATTGGAGTGGGCAATGGCTGAACTACTTAAGAATCCACATACTTTGGAGAAAGCACAAGAAGAACTTGCACAAGTAATTGGCAGAGGTAAACTAGTAGATGAAGCTGATGTTGCAAAATTACCTTACTTGAGGTGCATCGTAAAAGAAACCTTTCGAATACACCCACAAGTTCCTTTCCTAATTCCGCGCAAAGTCGAGGAAGATGTTGAGCTTCATGGCTATACTATTCCAAAAGACTCACAAGTTCTTGTGAATGTGTGGGCAATAGGGCGCGACTTTAGTCTATGGGAAGACCCTTTAAACTTTGAGCCGGAGAGGTTTTGGGAGTCGGATATAGACTTTAGAGGTCGGGATTTTGAGCTAATTCCATTTGGTGCTGGTAGAAGAATTTGCCCTGGACTGCCTTTGGCTATCAGGATGATTCCAATCGCGCTAGGTTCATTGATAAATACGTTTAATTGGAAGCTACATGGTGGAATTGCACCTCAAGATTTGGACATGGAGGAAAAATTTGGTATTACCCTGGCAAAAGCTCAACCTCTGCTTGCCATCCCTGTTCCATTGTAG
- the LOC107010614 gene encoding geraniol 8-hydroxylase-like has protein sequence MDYVNICLGFFFIFFLVRGVLTSLRRSKRAAPGPFPLPIIGNLHLLGHKPHISLAQLAKKHGPIMNLKLGQINTLVISSSVLAKQVLQKQDLAFSNRFVPDALRACNHSGLSVVWLPVNNSQWRTLRKVMNSHIFSGNKLDANEHLRTKKIQDLIDDCYNCSKVGEAVDMGRASFRTSVNLISNTIFSKDLTDPFSDSAKEFKELVWNIMVEVGKPNLVDYFPLLEKIDPQGIRRRLTEYFTKLLHLISGLIDERIKERKMGNRANVDVLDALLNISPDEIDRNHIEHLCLEMFAAGTDTISNTLEWAMAELLKNPHTLEEAQKELELIIGRGKLINEADVLKLPYLRCIVKETFRIHPQVPFLIQRKTEEDVDFCGYTIPKDSQVLVNVWAIGRDSSLWEDPLDFKPERFWDSEIDFKGRDFELIPFGAGRRICPGLPLAIRMVPVALGSLLNIFNWKLHGGIAPKDLDMEESFGITLAKTQPLLAIPIPV, from the exons atggacTATGTGAACATTTGTCTAggattcttcttcatcttttttttggTGCGTGGAGTATTGACTTCACTTAGAAGAAGCAAAAGAGCTGCACCAGGTCCATTCCCTTTGCCTATCATCGGAAATCTTCATTTGCTTGGTCATAAACCCCACATATCACTTGCTCAACTCGCGAAAAAACATGGTCCAATTATGAATCTCAAATTGGGGCAAATAAACACACTCGTCATTTCCTCTTCCGTCTTGGCAAAACAAGTCTTGCAAAAGCAAGATTTAGCCTTTTCCAATAGATTTGTTCCAGATGCGCTTCGTGCCTGCAATCACTCTGGTTTATCTGTTGTATGGCTACCTGTCAACAACTCTCAGTGGAGAACACTTCGCAAGGTTATGAACTCTCACATCTTCTCAG GTAACAAGCTTGACGCGAACGAGCATCTCAGAACTAAAAAGATCCAGGACCTGATTGATGACTGTTACAACTGTAGCAAAGTTGGTGAAGCAGTAGACATGGGCAGAGCATCTTTCAGGACTTCAGTGAATTTGATTTCCAACACAATTTTCTCTAAAGATTTGACTGATCCATTTTCCGATTCCGCTAAGGAATTTAAGGAATTGGTGTGGAACATCATGGTTGAGGTTGGTAAACCGAATTTGGTGGACTATTTCCCCTTACTTGAGAAGATTGATCCACAAGGTATAAGGCGGCGCTTGACTGAATATTTTACTAAGCTTCTTCACCTTATTAGTGGTTTGATCGATGAGCGGATAAAGGAAAGGAAAATGGGAAATCGGGCAAATGTTGATGTGTTGGATGCCCTTCTCAACATTAGCCCTGATGAAATCGACAGGAATCATATCGAGCATCTGTGTCTG GAAATGTTTGCAGCAGGGACCGATACAATATCAAATACATTAGAGTGGGCAATGGCTGAACTACTGAAGAATCCACATACTTTGGAGGAAGCACAAAAAGAACTTGAACTAATAATTGGCAGAGGCAAACTAATAAATGAAGCTGATGTTCTAAAATTACCTTACTTGAGGTGCATCGTCAAAGAAACCTTTCGTATACACCCACAAGTTCCTTTCTTAATTCAGCGCAAAACAGAGGAAGATGTTGATTTTTGCGGCTATACTATTCCAAAAGACTCGCAGGTTCTTGTGAACGTATGGGCAATAGGGCGCGACTCTAGTCTATGGGAAGATCCTTTGGACTTTAAGCCAGAAAGGTTTTGGGATTCAGAAATAGACTTTAAAGGTCGGGATTTTGAGCTGATTCCATTTGGCGCTGGTAGAAGAATTTGCCCTGGATTGCCTTTGGCTATCAGGATGGTTCCAGTAGCACTAGGTTCATtgctaaatatatttaattggaaGCTACATGGTGGAATTGCACCTAAAGATTTGGACATGGAGGAGAGTTTTGGTATTACCTTGGCAAAAACTCAACCTCTGCTAGCTATCCCTATTCCGGTGTAA